One part of the Gadus macrocephalus chromosome 8, ASM3116895v1 genome encodes these proteins:
- the pde4ca gene encoding cAMP-specific 3',5'-cyclic phosphodiesterase 4D isoform X6, whose product MIVTPFAQILASLRTVRSNFALITGQQDRSASKARSSGSNPPSMCKTSLAEEPHQQLAIETLDELDWCLEQLETLKTRHSVSEMASNKFKRMLNRELTQLSETSRSGNQVSEFISSTFLEKQHDMDIMSPPAKEKDKKKRPMSQISGVKKPAHSPAVAPTTIPRFGVSCVQEGLLAKELEDVNRWGVDIFKVSQFSGNRPLTVTMYSVFQERELLKSFKIPADTFITFMMTLEDHYHADVAYHNNIHAADVVQSTHVLLSTPALESVFTDLEILAALFASAIHDVDHPGVSNQFLINTNSELALMYNDVSVLENHHLAVGFKLLQEDNCDIFQNLSKKQRQSLRKMVIDMVLATDMSKHMNLLADLKTMVETKKVTSLGVLLLDNYSDRIQVLQNMVHCADLSNPTKPLELYRQWTDRIMVEFFTQGDRERDKGMEISPMCDKHNASIEKNQVGFIDYIVHPLWETWADLVHPDAQDILDMLEDNREWYQSMIPHSPSPDPQSLEREPGLPQAGASALPGLSGLASVEKFQFELTLEEEEGESDTESPLGEEEEEEEEGEEEEEEEEEEEQGCRGRGAPVRSRTGSGGGGRLAPQLPRRTLTSDSERGLAEEGGAEREGAPLFRLGS is encoded by the exons ATGATTGTGACTCCATTTGCACAG ATCCTGGCCAGCCTCAGGACGGTGAGGAGCAACTTTGCACTAATCACCGGACAGCAGGACCGCTCGGCCAGCAA aGCACGGTCATCAGGAAGCAACCCGCCATCTATGTGCAAGACCAGCCTGGCTG agGAGCCTCATCAACAGCTGGCCATCGAGACCCTAGATGAGTTGGACTGGTGTCTGGAGCAGCTGGAGACCCTGAAAACCCGGCACTCTGTCAGCGAGATGGCTTCCAATAAG ttCAAGAGGATGCTGAACCGGGAGCTCACCCAGCTGTCAGAGACTAGTCGCTCTGGGAACCAGGTGTCGGAGTTCATCTCCAGCACCTTCCTCG AGAAGCAGCACGACATGGACATCATGTCCCCGCCCGCTAAGGAGAAGGACAAGAAGAAGAGGCCCATGTCCCAGATCAGTGGGGTGAAGAAGCCCGCCCACAGCCCCGCCGTGgcccccaccaccatcccccgCTTCGGCGTCAGCTGCGTCCAGGAGGGGCTCCTCGCCAAG GAGCTGGAGGATGTCAACAGATGGGGTGTGGACATCTTCAAGGTGTCTCAGTTCTCAGGAAACCGGCCCCTGACTGTGACCATGTACTCTGTCTTCCAG gaGCGTGAGCTGCTCAAATCGTTCAAGATCCCTGCGGACACGTTCATCACCTTCATGATGACCCTGGAGGACCACTACCACGCTGACGTGGCGTACCACAACAACATCCACGCCGCCGACGTGGTGCAGTCCACCCACGTGCTGCTGTCCACGCCCGCCCTGGAG TCAGTGTTTACTGATCTGGAGATCCTGGCTGCTCTGTTTGCGAGCGCCATCCATGATGTGGATCATCCTGGAGTCTCCAATCAATTCCTCATCAACACAA ACTCGGAGCTGGCCCTGATGTACAACGACGTCTCGGTgctggagaaccaccacctggcCGTGGGCTTCAAGCTGCTGCAGGAGGACAACTGTGACATCTTCCAGAACCTCAGCAAGAAGCAGCGCCAGTCGCTGCGCAAGATGGTCATCGACATG GTGCTCGCCACAGACATGTCCAAACACATGAACCTCCTGGCCGACCTCAAGACCATGGTGGAAACAAAGAAGGTGACCAGTCtgggggtgctgctgctggacaaCTACTCGGACCGCATACAG GTGCTGCAGAACATGGTGCACTGTGCGGACCTGAGCAACCCCACCAAGCCTCTGGAGCTGTACCGGCAGTGGACGGACCGCATCATGGTGGAGTTCTTCACACAGGGCGACCGTGAGAGGGACAAAGGCATGGAGATCAGCCCCATGTGCGACAAACACAACGCGTCCATCGAGAAGAACCAG gtgGGCTTCATCGACTACATCGTCCACCCGCTGTGGGAGACGTGGGCCGACCTGGTGCACCCCGACGCCCAGGACATCCTGGACATGCTGGAGGACAACCGCGAGTGGTACCAGAGCATGATCCCCCACAGCCCCTCGCCGGACCCCCAGAGCCTGGAGAGGGAGCCCGGCCTCCCCCAGGCCGGGGCCTCCGCCCTCCCCGGCCTGTCCGGCCTGGCCTCCGTGGAAAAGTTCCAGTTCGAGCTgacgctggaggaggaggagggggagtcgGACACAGAGAGCccactgggggaggaggaggaagaggaggaagagggggaagaggaggaggaagaggaggaggaggaggagcagggatgcAGGGGAAGGGGAGCCCCGGTGCGCTCCAGGACGGGGTCGGGCGGAGGCGGCAGGCTGGCCCCCCAGCTGCCCCGCAGGACGTTGACCTCGGACTCTGAGAGGGGgctggcggaggaggggggcgcGGAGCGGGAGGGGGCACCCCTCTTCAGGCTCGGATCGTAG
- the pde4ca gene encoding cAMP-specific 3',5'-cyclic phosphodiesterase 4D isoform X4 yields the protein MMNKDSRFARKTHGNFSNRRHSCIGFDVENGLSPGRSPLDPQASPGSGLVIQANFPHSQRRESFLYRSDSDFDLSPKVPSRNSSTASDLEESLKHWEVNWLSTRHTEDMIVTPFAQILASLRTVRSNFALITGQQDRSASKARSSGSNPPSMCKTSLAEEPHQQLAIETLDELDWCLEQLETLKTRHSVSEMASNKFKRMLNRELTQLSETSRSGNQVSEFISSTFLEKQHDMDIMSPPAKEKDKKKRPMSQISGVKKPAHSPAVAPTTIPRFGVSCVQEGLLAKELEDVNRWGVDIFKVSQFSGNRPLTVTMYSVFQERELLKSFKIPADTFITFMMTLEDHYHADVAYHNNIHAADVVQSTHVLLSTPALESVFTDLEILAALFASAIHDVDHPGVSNQFLINTNSELALMYNDVSVLENHHLAVGFKLLQEDNCDIFQNLSKKQRQSLRKMVIDMVLATDMSKHMNLLADLKTMVETKKVTSLGVLLLDNYSDRIQVLQNMVHCADLSNPTKPLELYRQWTDRIMVEFFTQGDRERDKGMEISPMCDKHNASIEKNQVGFIDYIVHPLWETWADLVHPDAQDILDMLEDNREWYQSMIPHSPSPDPQSLEREPGLPQAGASALPGLSGLASVEKFQFELTLEEEEGESDTESPLGEEEEEEEEGEEEEEEEEEEEQGCRGRGAPVRSRTGSGGGGRLAPQLPRRTLTSDSERGLAEEGGAEREGAPLFRLGS from the exons TTTTGATGTGGAGAACGGGCTCTCGCCGGGACGCAGCCCCCTGGACCCCCAGGCCAGCCCCGGCTCCGGGCTGGTCATCCAGGCCAACTTCCCCCACAGCCAGCGGCGCGAGTCCTTCCTTTACCGCTCCGACTCAGACTTTGACCTGTCCCCGAAGGTCCCGTCGAGGAACTCCTCTACAGCCAGCGACCT GGAAGAGAGCTTGAAGCACTGGGAGGTCAACTGGTTGTCTACTCG ACACACAGAAGACATGATTGTGACTCCATTTGCACAG ATCCTGGCCAGCCTCAGGACGGTGAGGAGCAACTTTGCACTAATCACCGGACAGCAGGACCGCTCGGCCAGCAA aGCACGGTCATCAGGAAGCAACCCGCCATCTATGTGCAAGACCAGCCTGGCTG agGAGCCTCATCAACAGCTGGCCATCGAGACCCTAGATGAGTTGGACTGGTGTCTGGAGCAGCTGGAGACCCTGAAAACCCGGCACTCTGTCAGCGAGATGGCTTCCAATAAG ttCAAGAGGATGCTGAACCGGGAGCTCACCCAGCTGTCAGAGACTAGTCGCTCTGGGAACCAGGTGTCGGAGTTCATCTCCAGCACCTTCCTCG AGAAGCAGCACGACATGGACATCATGTCCCCGCCCGCTAAGGAGAAGGACAAGAAGAAGAGGCCCATGTCCCAGATCAGTGGGGTGAAGAAGCCCGCCCACAGCCCCGCCGTGgcccccaccaccatcccccgCTTCGGCGTCAGCTGCGTCCAGGAGGGGCTCCTCGCCAAG GAGCTGGAGGATGTCAACAGATGGGGTGTGGACATCTTCAAGGTGTCTCAGTTCTCAGGAAACCGGCCCCTGACTGTGACCATGTACTCTGTCTTCCAG gaGCGTGAGCTGCTCAAATCGTTCAAGATCCCTGCGGACACGTTCATCACCTTCATGATGACCCTGGAGGACCACTACCACGCTGACGTGGCGTACCACAACAACATCCACGCCGCCGACGTGGTGCAGTCCACCCACGTGCTGCTGTCCACGCCCGCCCTGGAG TCAGTGTTTACTGATCTGGAGATCCTGGCTGCTCTGTTTGCGAGCGCCATCCATGATGTGGATCATCCTGGAGTCTCCAATCAATTCCTCATCAACACAA ACTCGGAGCTGGCCCTGATGTACAACGACGTCTCGGTgctggagaaccaccacctggcCGTGGGCTTCAAGCTGCTGCAGGAGGACAACTGTGACATCTTCCAGAACCTCAGCAAGAAGCAGCGCCAGTCGCTGCGCAAGATGGTCATCGACATG GTGCTCGCCACAGACATGTCCAAACACATGAACCTCCTGGCCGACCTCAAGACCATGGTGGAAACAAAGAAGGTGACCAGTCtgggggtgctgctgctggacaaCTACTCGGACCGCATACAG GTGCTGCAGAACATGGTGCACTGTGCGGACCTGAGCAACCCCACCAAGCCTCTGGAGCTGTACCGGCAGTGGACGGACCGCATCATGGTGGAGTTCTTCACACAGGGCGACCGTGAGAGGGACAAAGGCATGGAGATCAGCCCCATGTGCGACAAACACAACGCGTCCATCGAGAAGAACCAG gtgGGCTTCATCGACTACATCGTCCACCCGCTGTGGGAGACGTGGGCCGACCTGGTGCACCCCGACGCCCAGGACATCCTGGACATGCTGGAGGACAACCGCGAGTGGTACCAGAGCATGATCCCCCACAGCCCCTCGCCGGACCCCCAGAGCCTGGAGAGGGAGCCCGGCCTCCCCCAGGCCGGGGCCTCCGCCCTCCCCGGCCTGTCCGGCCTGGCCTCCGTGGAAAAGTTCCAGTTCGAGCTgacgctggaggaggaggagggggagtcgGACACAGAGAGCccactgggggaggaggaggaagaggaggaagagggggaagaggaggaggaagaggaggaggaggaggagcagggatgcAGGGGAAGGGGAGCCCCGGTGCGCTCCAGGACGGGGTCGGGCGGAGGCGGCAGGCTGGCCCCCCAGCTGCCCCGCAGGACGTTGACCTCGGACTCTGAGAGGGGgctggcggaggaggggggcgcGGAGCGGGAGGGGGCACCCCTCTTCAGGCTCGGATCGTAG
- the pde4ca gene encoding cAMP-specific 3',5'-cyclic phosphodiesterase 4D isoform X5, producing the protein MQKSCWNNHISFDVENGLSPGRSPLDPQASPGSGLVIQANFPHSQRRESFLYRSDSDFDLSPKVPSRNSSTASDLEESLKHWEVNWLSTRHTEDMIVTPFAQILASLRTVRSNFALITGQQDRSASKARSSGSNPPSMCKTSLAEEPHQQLAIETLDELDWCLEQLETLKTRHSVSEMASNKFKRMLNRELTQLSETSRSGNQVSEFISSTFLEKQHDMDIMSPPAKEKDKKKRPMSQISGVKKPAHSPAVAPTTIPRFGVSCVQEGLLAKELEDVNRWGVDIFKVSQFSGNRPLTVTMYSVFQERELLKSFKIPADTFITFMMTLEDHYHADVAYHNNIHAADVVQSTHVLLSTPALESVFTDLEILAALFASAIHDVDHPGVSNQFLINTNSELALMYNDVSVLENHHLAVGFKLLQEDNCDIFQNLSKKQRQSLRKMVIDMVLATDMSKHMNLLADLKTMVETKKVTSLGVLLLDNYSDRIQVLQNMVHCADLSNPTKPLELYRQWTDRIMVEFFTQGDRERDKGMEISPMCDKHNASIEKNQVGFIDYIVHPLWETWADLVHPDAQDILDMLEDNREWYQSMIPHSPSPDPQSLEREPGLPQAGASALPGLSGLASVEKFQFELTLEEEEGESDTESPLGEEEEEEEEGEEEEEEEEEEEQGCRGRGAPVRSRTGSGGGGRLAPQLPRRTLTSDSERGLAEEGGAEREGAPLFRLGS; encoded by the exons ATGCAGAAGAGCTGCTGGAACAACCACATCAG TTTTGATGTGGAGAACGGGCTCTCGCCGGGACGCAGCCCCCTGGACCCCCAGGCCAGCCCCGGCTCCGGGCTGGTCATCCAGGCCAACTTCCCCCACAGCCAGCGGCGCGAGTCCTTCCTTTACCGCTCCGACTCAGACTTTGACCTGTCCCCGAAGGTCCCGTCGAGGAACTCCTCTACAGCCAGCGACCT GGAAGAGAGCTTGAAGCACTGGGAGGTCAACTGGTTGTCTACTCG ACACACAGAAGACATGATTGTGACTCCATTTGCACAG ATCCTGGCCAGCCTCAGGACGGTGAGGAGCAACTTTGCACTAATCACCGGACAGCAGGACCGCTCGGCCAGCAA aGCACGGTCATCAGGAAGCAACCCGCCATCTATGTGCAAGACCAGCCTGGCTG agGAGCCTCATCAACAGCTGGCCATCGAGACCCTAGATGAGTTGGACTGGTGTCTGGAGCAGCTGGAGACCCTGAAAACCCGGCACTCTGTCAGCGAGATGGCTTCCAATAAG ttCAAGAGGATGCTGAACCGGGAGCTCACCCAGCTGTCAGAGACTAGTCGCTCTGGGAACCAGGTGTCGGAGTTCATCTCCAGCACCTTCCTCG AGAAGCAGCACGACATGGACATCATGTCCCCGCCCGCTAAGGAGAAGGACAAGAAGAAGAGGCCCATGTCCCAGATCAGTGGGGTGAAGAAGCCCGCCCACAGCCCCGCCGTGgcccccaccaccatcccccgCTTCGGCGTCAGCTGCGTCCAGGAGGGGCTCCTCGCCAAG GAGCTGGAGGATGTCAACAGATGGGGTGTGGACATCTTCAAGGTGTCTCAGTTCTCAGGAAACCGGCCCCTGACTGTGACCATGTACTCTGTCTTCCAG gaGCGTGAGCTGCTCAAATCGTTCAAGATCCCTGCGGACACGTTCATCACCTTCATGATGACCCTGGAGGACCACTACCACGCTGACGTGGCGTACCACAACAACATCCACGCCGCCGACGTGGTGCAGTCCACCCACGTGCTGCTGTCCACGCCCGCCCTGGAG TCAGTGTTTACTGATCTGGAGATCCTGGCTGCTCTGTTTGCGAGCGCCATCCATGATGTGGATCATCCTGGAGTCTCCAATCAATTCCTCATCAACACAA ACTCGGAGCTGGCCCTGATGTACAACGACGTCTCGGTgctggagaaccaccacctggcCGTGGGCTTCAAGCTGCTGCAGGAGGACAACTGTGACATCTTCCAGAACCTCAGCAAGAAGCAGCGCCAGTCGCTGCGCAAGATGGTCATCGACATG GTGCTCGCCACAGACATGTCCAAACACATGAACCTCCTGGCCGACCTCAAGACCATGGTGGAAACAAAGAAGGTGACCAGTCtgggggtgctgctgctggacaaCTACTCGGACCGCATACAG GTGCTGCAGAACATGGTGCACTGTGCGGACCTGAGCAACCCCACCAAGCCTCTGGAGCTGTACCGGCAGTGGACGGACCGCATCATGGTGGAGTTCTTCACACAGGGCGACCGTGAGAGGGACAAAGGCATGGAGATCAGCCCCATGTGCGACAAACACAACGCGTCCATCGAGAAGAACCAG gtgGGCTTCATCGACTACATCGTCCACCCGCTGTGGGAGACGTGGGCCGACCTGGTGCACCCCGACGCCCAGGACATCCTGGACATGCTGGAGGACAACCGCGAGTGGTACCAGAGCATGATCCCCCACAGCCCCTCGCCGGACCCCCAGAGCCTGGAGAGGGAGCCCGGCCTCCCCCAGGCCGGGGCCTCCGCCCTCCCCGGCCTGTCCGGCCTGGCCTCCGTGGAAAAGTTCCAGTTCGAGCTgacgctggaggaggaggagggggagtcgGACACAGAGAGCccactgggggaggaggaggaagaggaggaagagggggaagaggaggaggaagaggaggaggaggaggagcagggatgcAGGGGAAGGGGAGCCCCGGTGCGCTCCAGGACGGGGTCGGGCGGAGGCGGCAGGCTGGCCCCCCAGCTGCCCCGCAGGACGTTGACCTCGGACTCTGAGAGGGGgctggcggaggaggggggcgcGGAGCGGGAGGGGGCACCCCTCTTCAGGCTCGGATCGTAG
- the pde4ca gene encoding cAMP-specific 3',5'-cyclic phosphodiesterase 4D isoform X3: MSVPTNCGLWGSGERGVTVRSGSIWGSPCATNRPIDIIQKRRRFDVENGLSPGRSPLDPQASPGSGLVIQANFPHSQRRESFLYRSDSDFDLSPKVPSRNSSTASDLEESLKHWEVNWLSTRHTEDMIVTPFAQILASLRTVRSNFALITGQQDRSASKARSSGSNPPSMCKTSLAEEPHQQLAIETLDELDWCLEQLETLKTRHSVSEMASNKFKRMLNRELTQLSETSRSGNQVSEFISSTFLEKQHDMDIMSPPAKEKDKKKRPMSQISGVKKPAHSPAVAPTTIPRFGVSCVQEGLLAKELEDVNRWGVDIFKVSQFSGNRPLTVTMYSVFQERELLKSFKIPADTFITFMMTLEDHYHADVAYHNNIHAADVVQSTHVLLSTPALESVFTDLEILAALFASAIHDVDHPGVSNQFLINTNSELALMYNDVSVLENHHLAVGFKLLQEDNCDIFQNLSKKQRQSLRKMVIDMVLATDMSKHMNLLADLKTMVETKKVTSLGVLLLDNYSDRIQVLQNMVHCADLSNPTKPLELYRQWTDRIMVEFFTQGDRERDKGMEISPMCDKHNASIEKNQVGFIDYIVHPLWETWADLVHPDAQDILDMLEDNREWYQSMIPHSPSPDPQSLEREPGLPQAGASALPGLSGLASVEKFQFELTLEEEEGESDTESPLGEEEEEEEEGEEEEEEEEEEEQGCRGRGAPVRSRTGSGGGGRLAPQLPRRTLTSDSERGLAEEGGAEREGAPLFRLGS, encoded by the exons TTTTGATGTGGAGAACGGGCTCTCGCCGGGACGCAGCCCCCTGGACCCCCAGGCCAGCCCCGGCTCCGGGCTGGTCATCCAGGCCAACTTCCCCCACAGCCAGCGGCGCGAGTCCTTCCTTTACCGCTCCGACTCAGACTTTGACCTGTCCCCGAAGGTCCCGTCGAGGAACTCCTCTACAGCCAGCGACCT GGAAGAGAGCTTGAAGCACTGGGAGGTCAACTGGTTGTCTACTCG ACACACAGAAGACATGATTGTGACTCCATTTGCACAG ATCCTGGCCAGCCTCAGGACGGTGAGGAGCAACTTTGCACTAATCACCGGACAGCAGGACCGCTCGGCCAGCAA aGCACGGTCATCAGGAAGCAACCCGCCATCTATGTGCAAGACCAGCCTGGCTG agGAGCCTCATCAACAGCTGGCCATCGAGACCCTAGATGAGTTGGACTGGTGTCTGGAGCAGCTGGAGACCCTGAAAACCCGGCACTCTGTCAGCGAGATGGCTTCCAATAAG ttCAAGAGGATGCTGAACCGGGAGCTCACCCAGCTGTCAGAGACTAGTCGCTCTGGGAACCAGGTGTCGGAGTTCATCTCCAGCACCTTCCTCG AGAAGCAGCACGACATGGACATCATGTCCCCGCCCGCTAAGGAGAAGGACAAGAAGAAGAGGCCCATGTCCCAGATCAGTGGGGTGAAGAAGCCCGCCCACAGCCCCGCCGTGgcccccaccaccatcccccgCTTCGGCGTCAGCTGCGTCCAGGAGGGGCTCCTCGCCAAG GAGCTGGAGGATGTCAACAGATGGGGTGTGGACATCTTCAAGGTGTCTCAGTTCTCAGGAAACCGGCCCCTGACTGTGACCATGTACTCTGTCTTCCAG gaGCGTGAGCTGCTCAAATCGTTCAAGATCCCTGCGGACACGTTCATCACCTTCATGATGACCCTGGAGGACCACTACCACGCTGACGTGGCGTACCACAACAACATCCACGCCGCCGACGTGGTGCAGTCCACCCACGTGCTGCTGTCCACGCCCGCCCTGGAG TCAGTGTTTACTGATCTGGAGATCCTGGCTGCTCTGTTTGCGAGCGCCATCCATGATGTGGATCATCCTGGAGTCTCCAATCAATTCCTCATCAACACAA ACTCGGAGCTGGCCCTGATGTACAACGACGTCTCGGTgctggagaaccaccacctggcCGTGGGCTTCAAGCTGCTGCAGGAGGACAACTGTGACATCTTCCAGAACCTCAGCAAGAAGCAGCGCCAGTCGCTGCGCAAGATGGTCATCGACATG GTGCTCGCCACAGACATGTCCAAACACATGAACCTCCTGGCCGACCTCAAGACCATGGTGGAAACAAAGAAGGTGACCAGTCtgggggtgctgctgctggacaaCTACTCGGACCGCATACAG GTGCTGCAGAACATGGTGCACTGTGCGGACCTGAGCAACCCCACCAAGCCTCTGGAGCTGTACCGGCAGTGGACGGACCGCATCATGGTGGAGTTCTTCACACAGGGCGACCGTGAGAGGGACAAAGGCATGGAGATCAGCCCCATGTGCGACAAACACAACGCGTCCATCGAGAAGAACCAG gtgGGCTTCATCGACTACATCGTCCACCCGCTGTGGGAGACGTGGGCCGACCTGGTGCACCCCGACGCCCAGGACATCCTGGACATGCTGGAGGACAACCGCGAGTGGTACCAGAGCATGATCCCCCACAGCCCCTCGCCGGACCCCCAGAGCCTGGAGAGGGAGCCCGGCCTCCCCCAGGCCGGGGCCTCCGCCCTCCCCGGCCTGTCCGGCCTGGCCTCCGTGGAAAAGTTCCAGTTCGAGCTgacgctggaggaggaggagggggagtcgGACACAGAGAGCccactgggggaggaggaggaagaggaggaagagggggaagaggaggaggaagaggaggaggaggaggagcagggatgcAGGGGAAGGGGAGCCCCGGTGCGCTCCAGGACGGGGTCGGGCGGAGGCGGCAGGCTGGCCCCCCAGCTGCCCCGCAGGACGTTGACCTCGGACTCTGAGAGGGGgctggcggaggaggggggcgcGGAGCGGGAGGGGGCACCCCTCTTCAGGCTCGGATCGTAG
- the pde4ca gene encoding cAMP-specific 3',5'-cyclic phosphodiesterase 4D isoform X7 gives MPEVIDMSSVSWMLIQFKRMLNRELTQLSETSRSGNQVSEFISSTFLEKQHDMDIMSPPAKEKDKKKRPMSQISGVKKPAHSPAVAPTTIPRFGVSCVQEGLLAKELEDVNRWGVDIFKVSQFSGNRPLTVTMYSVFQERELLKSFKIPADTFITFMMTLEDHYHADVAYHNNIHAADVVQSTHVLLSTPALESVFTDLEILAALFASAIHDVDHPGVSNQFLINTNSELALMYNDVSVLENHHLAVGFKLLQEDNCDIFQNLSKKQRQSLRKMVIDMVLATDMSKHMNLLADLKTMVETKKVTSLGVLLLDNYSDRIQVLQNMVHCADLSNPTKPLELYRQWTDRIMVEFFTQGDRERDKGMEISPMCDKHNASIEKNQVGFIDYIVHPLWETWADLVHPDAQDILDMLEDNREWYQSMIPHSPSPDPQSLEREPGLPQAGASALPGLSGLASVEKFQFELTLEEEEGESDTESPLGEEEEEEEEGEEEEEEEEEEEQGCRGRGAPVRSRTGSGGGGRLAPQLPRRTLTSDSERGLAEEGGAEREGAPLFRLGS, from the exons ATGCCAGAAGTAATTGATATGTCTTCCGTATCGTGGATGTTAATTCAG ttCAAGAGGATGCTGAACCGGGAGCTCACCCAGCTGTCAGAGACTAGTCGCTCTGGGAACCAGGTGTCGGAGTTCATCTCCAGCACCTTCCTCG AGAAGCAGCACGACATGGACATCATGTCCCCGCCCGCTAAGGAGAAGGACAAGAAGAAGAGGCCCATGTCCCAGATCAGTGGGGTGAAGAAGCCCGCCCACAGCCCCGCCGTGgcccccaccaccatcccccgCTTCGGCGTCAGCTGCGTCCAGGAGGGGCTCCTCGCCAAG GAGCTGGAGGATGTCAACAGATGGGGTGTGGACATCTTCAAGGTGTCTCAGTTCTCAGGAAACCGGCCCCTGACTGTGACCATGTACTCTGTCTTCCAG gaGCGTGAGCTGCTCAAATCGTTCAAGATCCCTGCGGACACGTTCATCACCTTCATGATGACCCTGGAGGACCACTACCACGCTGACGTGGCGTACCACAACAACATCCACGCCGCCGACGTGGTGCAGTCCACCCACGTGCTGCTGTCCACGCCCGCCCTGGAG TCAGTGTTTACTGATCTGGAGATCCTGGCTGCTCTGTTTGCGAGCGCCATCCATGATGTGGATCATCCTGGAGTCTCCAATCAATTCCTCATCAACACAA ACTCGGAGCTGGCCCTGATGTACAACGACGTCTCGGTgctggagaaccaccacctggcCGTGGGCTTCAAGCTGCTGCAGGAGGACAACTGTGACATCTTCCAGAACCTCAGCAAGAAGCAGCGCCAGTCGCTGCGCAAGATGGTCATCGACATG GTGCTCGCCACAGACATGTCCAAACACATGAACCTCCTGGCCGACCTCAAGACCATGGTGGAAACAAAGAAGGTGACCAGTCtgggggtgctgctgctggacaaCTACTCGGACCGCATACAG GTGCTGCAGAACATGGTGCACTGTGCGGACCTGAGCAACCCCACCAAGCCTCTGGAGCTGTACCGGCAGTGGACGGACCGCATCATGGTGGAGTTCTTCACACAGGGCGACCGTGAGAGGGACAAAGGCATGGAGATCAGCCCCATGTGCGACAAACACAACGCGTCCATCGAGAAGAACCAG gtgGGCTTCATCGACTACATCGTCCACCCGCTGTGGGAGACGTGGGCCGACCTGGTGCACCCCGACGCCCAGGACATCCTGGACATGCTGGAGGACAACCGCGAGTGGTACCAGAGCATGATCCCCCACAGCCCCTCGCCGGACCCCCAGAGCCTGGAGAGGGAGCCCGGCCTCCCCCAGGCCGGGGCCTCCGCCCTCCCCGGCCTGTCCGGCCTGGCCTCCGTGGAAAAGTTCCAGTTCGAGCTgacgctggaggaggaggagggggagtcgGACACAGAGAGCccactgggggaggaggaggaagaggaggaagagggggaagaggaggaggaagaggaggaggaggaggagcagggatgcAGGGGAAGGGGAGCCCCGGTGCGCTCCAGGACGGGGTCGGGCGGAGGCGGCAGGCTGGCCCCCCAGCTGCCCCGCAGGACGTTGACCTCGGACTCTGAGAGGGGgctggcggaggaggggggcgcGGAGCGGGAGGGGGCACCCCTCTTCAGGCTCGGATCGTAG